The Xenopus laevis strain J_2021 chromosome 7S, Xenopus_laevis_v10.1, whole genome shotgun sequence genome includes a window with the following:
- the apoa1.S gene encoding apolipoprotein A-I precursor, with the protein MKSLVLLAVLFLSGTQANYFPWQHDEPRTPVQQVREVLESYVHKVRDLGREAVSQLETSDLGKQLDLKITEKLDTFGTNAMNLRKQINPYVENIREQVSKELEKELPIIKEKIRPILEGFQKRWAEDAKAYQEKISPLVAELQKQTKSNLDSLYKKITPIAEEVRDKVRVDVDALRSRLTPYSDEIRQKLVAKLEELKANAGPKSEEYRTQLSQYIENVKEKYGPLAQSIRERLVPHAEEARSNLAKIWENLKARLRQDA; encoded by the exons ATGAAGAGCCTAGTCCTACTAGCAGTACTGTTCCTTTCAG GAACACAGGCAAATTACTTCCCTTGGCAACACGATGAGCCCCGCACTCCAGTTCAGCAGGTACGGGAGGTTTTAGAGAGCTACGTACACAAAGTTCGTGACTTGGGAAGAGAAGCTGTGAGCCAACTGGAGACCTCTGATCTTGGAAAACAACTTGA CTTGAAGATCACTGAGAAACTTGACACCTTTGGTACCAATGCTATGAACCTGAGGAAGCAAATCAATCCCTATGTAGAGAATATCAGGGAACAGGTGTCCAAAGAGCTAGAAAAGGAACTCCCAATAATCAAGGAGAAAATCCGCCCCATCCTGGAAGGCTTTCAGAAACGTTGGGCTGAAGATGCAAAGGCTTACCAGGAGAAAATCTCGCCCCTGGTAGCTGAGCTACAAAAGCAAACCAAGAGCAACCTGGATTCCTTGTATAAAAAGATCACTCCCATTGCTGAAGAAGTTCGGGACAAAGTGAGAGTGGATGTTGACGCCCTTCGCTCAAGACTCACACCCTACAGTGATGAGATCAGGCAAAAGCTGGTTGCGAAACTGGAAGAGCTTAAGGCCAATGCAGGTCCAAAATCTGAGGAATACAGAACCCAACTGTCACAGTACATTGAGAATGTCAAGGAGAAGTATGGACCCCTGGCCCAGAGCATTCGGGAACGTCTGGTGCCCCATGCAGAGGAAGCCAGAAGCAACTTGGCAAAGATTTGGGAAAATCTGAAAGCTAGACTCAGACAGGATGCCTAA